One stretch of Salvelinus fontinalis isolate EN_2023a unplaced genomic scaffold, ASM2944872v1 scaffold_0491, whole genome shotgun sequence DNA includes these proteins:
- the LOC129846253 gene encoding LOW QUALITY PROTEIN: iroquois-class homeodomain protein irx-4-like (The sequence of the model RefSeq protein was modified relative to this genomic sequence to represent the inferred CDS: substituted 1 base at 1 genomic stop codon): protein MSYPQFGYPYSSAPQFLMTSNSLTTCCESSGRSIADSRVTASAQTPVYCPVYESRLLATARHELSSAAALGVYGNPYPGSQGYGNYITYGTDASAFYSLGTFDTKDATAPAHAGITQAAAYYPIDPTLGHYQYDRYGCMDGGTRRKNATRETTSTLKAWLQEHRKNPYPTKGEKIMLAIITKMTLTQVSTWFANARRRLKKENKMTWPPRNKCSDEKRYDEDDEASQEENDDGQSRFFMXQINKKDKDLALSDLDDFDMIESESSECELKHRYLMNTHMTTTDCPNDHLKDTSLKISIPVSLGGEQQLSKTSPEGCDRRQGKACYQQQILDGKPRIWSLAQTATSLNQAEYPSCMLRCQPQPGLPASPAAPSPITVLDRRQDSPVTTLRNWVDGVFHDPLFRHSTLNQALTNTTVSWTTTTKGSILETGALERPVGSVKGLPSLQHQDSTKDNMTFSKTVNKHFCS from the exons ATGTCATATCCACAATTCGGATATCCCTACTCCTCTGCACCACAA TTCCTCATGACATCCAACTCTTTGACAACTTGCTGCGAGTCAAGCGGCAGAAGCATCGCTGACTCCAGGGTGACAGCCTCCGCTCAGACGCCGGTCTACTGCCCAGTGTACGAGAGCCGGTTGTTGGCCACCGCCAGGCACGAGTTGAGCTCCGCAGCTGCTCTGGGGGTGTATGGGAACCCGTACCCCGGGAGTCAAGGCTATGGAAATTACATTACTTATGGAACCGACGCGTCCGCTTTCTACTCGCTG GGGACATTCGATACCAAAGATGCAACAGCGCCCGCGCATGCAGGGATTACCCAGGCTGCAGCTTACTACCCCATTGACCCCACTCTGGGACATTATCAATACGACAG ATATGGCTGTATGGACGGAGGGACCAGGAGGAAGAACGCCACCCGGGAGACGACCAGCACGCTGAAGGCCTGGCTACAGGAGCACAGGAAGAACCCCTACCCCACCAAGGGAGAGAAGATCATGTTGGCCATCATTACTAAGATGACCCTGACGCAGGTGTCCACCTGGTTCGCCAACGCCAGGAGGAGGCTGAAGAAGGAGAACAAGATGACGTGGCCTCCGAGGAACAAGTGTTCTGATGAGAAGAGatatgatgaggatgatgaggcGTCTCAGGAGGAGAACGATGATGGTCAGTCCAGGTTCTTTATGTAACAAATTAACA AGAAAGATAAGGATCTCGCGCTGAGTGACCTGGACGACTTCGACATGATAGAATCAGAGAGCTCGGAGTGCGAGCTCAAACACCGGTACCTCATGAACACTCACATGACGACCACTGACTGTCCCAACGACCATCTGAAGGACACATCTTTAAAGATCAGCATACCCGTGTCCCTGGGCGGGGAGCAGCAGCTCAGTAAAACCTCACCAGAGGGCTGCGACAGGCGGCAGGGGAAAGCTTGCTACCAACAACAGATACTGGACGGCAAACCACGGATTTGGTCGTTGGCTCAGACGGCCACGTCTCTGAACCAGGCGGAGTACCCGTCCTGTATGTTGAGGTGTCAGCCTCAGCCGGGCCTGCCCGCCTCTCCGGCCGCCCCCTCCCCTATCACGGTTCTAGACAGACGGCAGGACTCTCCCGTTACAACTCTCAGAAACTGGGTGGATGGGGTTTTCCACGACCCGTTGTTCAGGCACAGTACTTTGAACCAGGCCCTGACCAACACCACGGTGTCGTGGACTACGACCACCAAGGGTTCGATACTAGAGACCGGCGCTCTGGAACGTCCTGTTGGGAGCGTCAAAGGACTTCCGTCTCTGCAGCACCAAGACTCCACGAAGGACAATATGACTTTCTCTAAAACTGTCAACAAACACTTCTGCTCTTAA